One window of Drosophila busckii strain San Diego stock center, stock number 13000-0081.31 chromosome 3L, ASM1175060v1, whole genome shotgun sequence genomic DNA carries:
- the LOC108599344 gene encoding uncharacterized protein LOC108599344, with amino-acid sequence MDKYNRAWRDPKSPLTPITPLSTQVFSFEKMASPHTPAEEPRKNTFKGLKPSRFKYSSEFMRKRCVFSPNAQSTVCGSSPLVFPPKSTRSIKKENSSASTANLSTTRPQVHKFKRSSPVEQPSLCPRVRSLLDRTGNGHLTELFTRQEIDIDVLIQMTLEELEKLGVRGAKELKLAIDVIKLAKRFF; translated from the exons atggatAAATACAACCGTGCCTGGCGAG ATCCCAAATCCCCCCTAACACCAATAACGCCACTGTCAACTCAGGTCTTTAGCTTTGAAAAAATGGCGTCGCCGCACACTCCCGCCGAGGAGCCACGGAAAAATACGTTTAAAGGCCTGAAGCCAAGTCGCTTTAAATATTCAAGCGAGTTTATGCGTAAGCGATGTGTCTTTTCGCCAAATGCCCAAAGCACTGTATGTGGATCTAGCCCTTTAGTCTTCCCGCCCAAGTCAACACGTTCAATAAAGAAGGAAAATTCTTCAGCTAGTACAGCAAATTTGTCCACAACAAGGCCACAAGTACATAAGTTTAAGCGTAGCTCCCCGGTGGAGCAACCTTCACTGTGTCCTCGTGTTCGTTCTCTCCTAGATCGCACAGGCAACGGACACCTTACTGAGTTGTTTACTCGTCAGGAAATCGATATTGATGTGCTCATACAGATGACTTTGGAAGAGTTGGAAAAGCTGGGAGTTCGGGGCGCCAAAGAGCTGAAGTTGGCAATTGATGTTATTAAGCTTGCCAAAAggttctttt